The Humulus lupulus chromosome 4, drHumLupu1.1, whole genome shotgun sequence genome has a window encoding:
- the LOC133832936 gene encoding uncharacterized protein LOC133832936: MLQSRPQGNFPSNIEVNPKEQFNAISLRSGKKLEESVKKSVPTPKFDVENEGKVEEEVIENLEKKQSPVILSKKKKWEDYEIVTLTEECSAILQKKLPPKLKYPGSFAIPCSIGDSVMTKALCDLGACVNLMPLSIFRKLKLGEARPTTVSLQMADRSVKQPCGVIEDVLVKVGKFIFPADFIILDMEEDANIPIILGRPFLATRKALVDVQKGELKLRVQNEDVTFNVFVATNIPTCCRVDVVCSGGSNLETTKRKTNAEIGS, translated from the exons ATGTTACAAAGTAGGCCTCAAGGAAATTTTCCAAGTAATATAGAGGTGAATCCTAAAGAGCAATTCAATGCGATCTCTTTGAGGAGTGGGAAGAAGTTGGAAGAGTCAGTCAAGAAGTCTGTACCTACACCAAAATTTGATGTTGAGAATGAGGGTAAGGTAGAAGAAGAGGTTATTGAAAACCTTGAGAAGAAGCAGTCACCA gtaatcttgtcaaagaaaaaGAAGTGGGAGGATTATGAGATAGTGAcgcttactgaggagtgcagtgctATTTTGcagaagaaactacctcccaagcttaaataTCCGGGTAGTTTCGCGATTCCTTGCTCAATAGGAGATTCTGTTATGACCAAGgccttatgtgatttaggggcttgTGTAAATTTAATGCCCTTATCTATTTTTCGGAAGCTAAAATTGGGAGAAGCTCGACCCACTACTGTGTCCTTACAAATGGCAGACCGCTCTGTTAAGCAACCTTGTGGAGTAATTGAGGATGTCTTAGTTAAGGTTGGTAAATTTATCTTCCCTGCTGATtttattattctagatatggaggaagatgcaaACATTCCCATTATTTTGGGAAGACCATTCTTAGCCACAAGGAAAGCACTAGTTGATGTACAAAAGGGGGAATTGAAGCTGCGAGTGCAAAACGAAGAtgtaacatttaatgtttttgtaGCAACTAatattccaacttgttgtagagtggATGTGGTttgtagtggtggtagtaatTTGGAAACCACCAAGCGAAAAACCAATGCTGAAATTGGTAGTTGA